The DNA segment CGAATGAGAGAAAGACCAGCCAACTCGCGAATTCTGCCCGATCGAACTGCCGCCCGCCATAGTTCGGCGGACAAATCTCGGCGCAGTCCGTAAAAAAGCGCCCCCTTCCCGACCATGCGCGCACGGCCGGGAAGAGGGCGAACACGACAAGATTTGCGGCTACTTCTTGCGCGCGTAGTCGATAGTCAGCATCAGCGCTTCTTTACCGCCGTCGACGGTGTACATCTTGAACGTCTGGTGATCCTTATCGGTATGGACCGTGACGCTCTTGTAATCGGTCTCGGCGCCGTTCGTGCCCGGGCCTTTGCCCGTCATGGTGAGGGTTTTCGTCGCCTTGTCATAATCGCCGAACAGCAGCACAGGGCTCGTCCCGAAGGAATCGACCCAGATGCTGCGATACTGCTTCTTGTCCGGATCAAAGGTGTCCAGCCCGCGCCCTTCAAAGGGCATGCCGGCGAAATCACCGACGAACTCGGTGCAAAGCCACAGCCCGCCCAGGGCCATTTTGCTGACGCTGGTTCCCTTCGATTCCGGCGCTCCCTCGGGCTTCACGGTGCATTCCCATGAGCCGACGGTTTCGGCCAGGACTGCGTGTTCCGGTCCCGGCTTCGGCAACTCAGGCTGCTGCCCAAGTGCTGGCGATGCCGCCAAAAATGCCACCGCCACGCTCGCTAACGTCATCCATTGCCGCTTCATCGGAGTGCCTCCAAAAGGGAAAAACTTTCGTACCGCGTCAGCCCGCAGTATACTGAACAAACGTATCGTGCTTGTCAAGCGCCGAACTTCAACTTTTTTACGGAGCGACAGTCTCGGTGGCAACGATCGTCAGGCCGCTGTTCGGCGTGGTGTGCATCCGGCTCATCACGCCGGACAGGCAGACGATCAGGACGAGCAGGACGAGATTCACCGTTTGCCAAGTCTTCGCCTTCGCGCGCAGCTTTTCAGCGAGCGGTGACGAGCCGACCAACACCTCG comes from the Planctomycetia bacterium genome and includes:
- a CDS encoding DUF1579 domain-containing protein, translated to MKRQWMTLASVAVAFLAASPALGQQPELPKPGPEHAVLAETVGSWECTVKPEGAPESKGTSVSKMALGGLWLCTEFVGDFAGMPFEGRGLDTFDPDKKQYRSIWVDSFGTSPVLLFGDYDKATKTLTMTGKGPGTNGAETDYKSVTVHTDKDHQTFKMYTVDGGKEALMLTIDYARKK